From Candidatus Poribacteria bacterium, the proteins below share one genomic window:
- a CDS encoding TldD/PmbA family protein, which translates to MREFTDLALDTAKMHGATYVDIRIIYTQIETVSVKNGRISELRRHDDLGFGIRVIANGAWGFSSSGTLSKEEIQRVAVEAVQIAKASATTKIKEVTLAYEPPHVDVWRTPIKKDPFKVPIERKVDLLMKINDAAMKVKGISVVEAMMDFTREHQFFASTEGSFIEQEIYFAGTGYHVIAVGNGDMQRRSYPASFRGQYMTKGYELVEEIPLLENVERVADEAVMLLTAKKCPEMVTDLILDGSQLALQIHESIGHPSELDRVLGTEANYAGTSFLTIDKLGKLRYGSPIVNVVADSTIPNGLATVGYDDEGVEAQRWHLIKDGIFVGYLTSRETASAIGEERSRGCMRADGWSRIPLIRMTNISLMPGECTLDELINDTKDGVYMETNKSWSIDQRRINFQFATELGWRIKNGKKVEPLKNPSYQGITVEFWNSCDAICNEDHFVLWGINNCGKGQPGQRAQMSHGAAPARFRKVRVGVA; encoded by the coding sequence ATGAGGGAGTTCACAGATCTCGCTCTGGACACGGCTAAGATGCACGGAGCGACATACGTCGACATAAGGATCATCTATACCCAAATCGAAACCGTATCCGTCAAAAACGGCAGGATATCTGAGCTGAGAAGACATGATGATCTCGGCTTCGGCATAAGGGTTATCGCTAATGGCGCCTGGGGTTTCTCGTCAAGTGGAACTCTATCGAAGGAGGAGATCCAGAGGGTAGCTGTGGAAGCGGTTCAAATCGCCAAGGCGAGTGCTACAACCAAGATCAAAGAGGTAACCCTGGCGTATGAACCTCCTCACGTGGACGTATGGCGGACGCCGATAAAAAAGGACCCCTTTAAGGTGCCGATCGAACGGAAGGTGGATCTGCTCATGAAGATCAACGACGCCGCCATGAAGGTCAAGGGGATAAGTGTCGTAGAGGCGATGATGGACTTCACGCGCGAACATCAGTTTTTCGCATCCACTGAGGGAAGCTTCATCGAACAGGAGATATATTTCGCCGGCACAGGATATCACGTGATCGCTGTCGGAAACGGTGACATGCAACGTAGATCGTATCCCGCCTCCTTCAGAGGGCAGTACATGACGAAAGGGTATGAGCTGGTGGAGGAAATACCGCTTCTGGAGAACGTCGAGCGGGTGGCTGACGAGGCGGTGATGTTGTTGACGGCAAAGAAGTGCCCCGAGATGGTGACCGATCTCATCCTTGACGGCTCTCAACTGGCGTTGCAGATCCACGAATCGATCGGGCATCCCTCCGAGCTTGATAGGGTCCTCGGAACGGAGGCGAACTATGCCGGCACTAGCTTTCTGACGATCGATAAGCTCGGAAAGCTTCGATATGGTTCCCCGATCGTCAATGTGGTCGCCGACAGCACCATACCGAACGGTCTTGCTACGGTGGGGTATGACGATGAAGGGGTGGAGGCGCAGAGATGGCATCTTATAAAGGATGGCATTTTCGTCGGATATCTCACCTCCCGTGAGACCGCATCGGCCATAGGCGAGGAGAGAAGCCGTGGATGCATGCGAGCGGACGGGTGGAGCAGGATACCGCTGATACGCATGACCAATATCAGCCTTATGCCAGGGGAATGCACGCTGGATGAGCTGATAAATGACACCAAAGATGGCGTCTATATGGAGACGAACAAAAGCTGGAGCATAGATCAAAGGCGCATTAACTTCCAATTCGCCACAGAGCTTGGCTGGAGGATTAAAAACGGCAAAAAGGTCGAACCGCTTAAGAACCCCTCATATCAGGGGATAACGGTGGAGTTCTGGAACTCGTGCGACGCCATCTGCAACGAGGATCACTTCGTGCTCTGGGGCATAAACAACTGTGGCAAGGGCCAGCCGGGCCAGCGGGCGCAGATGTCCCACGGGGCAGCGCCGGCGAGGTTCAGAAAGGTCAGAGTGGGAGTGGCATGA
- a CDS encoding DUF433 domain-containing protein, which produces MRFSRITVDPKQMGGVPCIRGLRIPVATIVAMVADGMTEEEILKAYPDLESEDIREALLYAAEAVRERELPLVTIS; this is translated from the coding sequence ATGAGGTTCTCTCGTATTACAGTAGACCCGAAACAGATGGGGGGGGTACCTTGCATTCGCGGATTACGTATCCCTGTAGCAACGATCGTTGCCATGGTAGCAGACGGGATGACAGAGGAGGAGATCCTTAAAGCATATCCTGATCTGGAATCTGAGGACATTCGGGAAGCCCTGCTTTACGCCGCTGAAGCGGTGCGCGAGCGAGAGCT